The DNA window TGAGCTCAAGTCTACAAATGTAAGTAGTGTCCCACAAGCATCCTAGCGCTcgcacaaacagcagcaacatcgcTACAGTGTTGACTTGTTTATGTGTATTTACTCTAGCAGCTATTCACTTGTGAATAATTTAACTCTATGGTAACTCTTATTTAACTCTTATTTTTCCGTCCAGATTTCTTTCACAAACATGGTGTCAGTGGACGAGAAGCTGACGTACAAACCGCATCCGCAGGATCCTGAAAAGTAGGGCACTTTTTGTTTCATTATGATGCCGTTAGCATTTCAGTATGTTGCCGGGATGAACGAAGAGATTGAACGTAATCTCGTGACATTTGTGTGCCTTCAGGACAGTGCTGACCCAGGAGGCCCTCATCAGTGTGAAGGGAGTCAGTCTTAGCAGCTACCTGGAGGGCCTGATGGCAAAAACCATCTCTGGCAACGCCAACAAGGTACTGCAAATCCCTGCGTGACTGGCTGGGATTAGGTGGCCCAACGGGAGCGGCCCCAGAGACACCCAGAACTGTCCCTTTACAGCGGTATAAAACGCTCCccttctgtctgtctcaggGTCGGGAGGCCATGGAATGGGTCATCAGACGATTGAACACAGAAATCGAAGAGTTGGCAGCAACAGCGCGTGGAACTATGCGCGTTCCCATGGCAGCAGCCGTTGCAGACAAATGATGGCGTCCTGAACCAGTGGACCTCTCGGACATTTCCTCACACCTCGCGTGTCAGCGGAGCCTGACCACCACAGTCTCGTCCTCCGGCGCCTCCCCCCTCTTTGTGTGAATGTTGCTGGAGCTGTCCCCCGCGTCCACCCTCAACGGTCGACGCCAGCCAGGGAGAACTGAGCTGGTGGCGgtttaaaagaaacaacaacccAACGGGACCGTCGCACTCGAAGCTCATGAGACTCTTGAAGTCACACGGTGCCTCCATGTCGTCTCAGCTTTTTCCTCCATTctgtcttttctcctcttttgttgCAGCTGATGCTGTTAATGGCCAAATGAAGCCACATCCCACTAATCTTTGTGGACTGACTGGCCTTGTTTTGTACCCTAGGACTGACCAGATCTCAAAGCTCCTGGCACTTACTCTCCACTGACTAATAGAGGATTGTTTCAGGTCGATGTTGAAATAATTCAGATAATACTATTAGTACTAATACTATTTACTGTTTTCCTCTGAGTATTCTGGTATGTTCTGGGTAGAAATGAGTCCATTATGTTTAAATCTGTGCTAATTTTAATCTCCTGCTGAAGATGTGCCGCCTAGTTAATGTTACACTTTAAGAATGTTCAAACTTGAATGTCTAACTTATTTTCAACTTGTGCGTTGTGGTTTTTAAATAAGAAAGTGTCCAAGCAGTGAGCAACAtattgtgattcacctgtggcaggaggagctgggctgAACACCGAGGGTGCCAACTAACCCCAGCGGAatttaatgttaatatttatttaacatgtaGGGTTCATGTTTCTTCCATACCTCTCAGCACGCTGCTGCAGTTTAGGCCTTTGTTCGTTTCCCGTGTTTGATTTTACATTGTTGATGTAAAAGCAACACAACGTtcctggtttttttttggtttttttccattttactaTCGGATTAAATCTATCGCAAACTACGTTTACAAGAAGGAACTGATGCATCAGCCAAATCACTCTTCTCAGTACTTcctgtccttttcttttctcttctgtggGGAACATGAGGTACAACTGTGGCTGTAAATAAAGGCCCGTTTCTGTCGTGGTGGTGTTACATTCCAAGAATGTGAACGTGTGCCAGAAAATAAAGAGCTCGCACTgaaatgtttcaaaataaagaggTGTCATTGTTTCATGAACATGCTGGCtaagatttttgtttttgttaaagCACATATTCACTGTTGCTTAAACACATGAAAGATATTAAGGGCTGGGGCATGAATTCTTGTGattcaaattttattttgtctttagtTGCTACAACCTGGTGATGGTTTACCTTCCCCTCCACCCCAAAAACAGTGCCCCTTGGTGGAACCAACAAGTTTAGTTATTGAAAATCATTTGTGATTAAActgttaaatgtctttattacCAAAATATGTTTGAAAGTGTGAAACAACGTATGAGGATAAGAGCCAATGTGAGTTTCCCCTGCATCCGCACGCATTTAACTACCCAAAGCATGAAAACCAGTTCAGATTGACTCCAGATTTAATCAGTTGAATCTTCTGTGAGTGAGATCTGTGCATCTGTAGAGATGGTTATGAACCCCTGTTAGGAACACAGACAAACATCAGCCCGATGACGGCATCTTCCCGGGTTTAAGTCAGGCCTGAACGTTCCGGACGGTTGAGACTCACCGTCTCCACCTCCAGAGTTGTGTTGGTCAGCTCTGCGTGCTTTAGTCTGGGCAGCTCAACACCCTTTCTCAGTCGCTCTGAAACCGATATTATAATATTTAAGATCATATTTGAGTCATCAGAACTTGGCACAAACAGGTAGAACAGTTGGAGCTTACGGTTGAGTTTGGTAATGGCTAGTTTCGCTCCCACTCTCGCCAGATTTTCAAGCGCTGCTGTCTGCAAATATGTTCTTTACATCTctattttctgctgtttgtttgttaattAGTTTTCCGCGCAAGTGTTGTTTACCTCGAAACCTCCGATTTCAGTCGCCTGCAGTGTCACTGTGAGGCTGTGGGAAAGAAAGCAGCCTCCTTATTTTCAGTGGGTGAACTGAGGGTTTCATAAACACAGCGATGCTCACTTTTTCATTTCCGCTGAGCCCTTCAGCCTCCCGCCAGCCGTCCACACTTTACCACTGAACTTTGAGTCCTGAAAGGGAAAATGATGCAGGGGGGCGGAAACAGGAAAATAGATGTTGTTCTGGTCTAATTAGAAATATCATTTAAACGACGAAAACATAAGCAGTAAATATCTGTCAAGTCATGGTGGGCACAAACCATTAAACTGCTTTGAACTTTGTACAAAAAATAAGGTAAATGATTAAAAGTAAACCACTCACTGTGTTGAGAGTGAACAGGGGAATCTGGGCACCAGTTAGCTGAATTGCATAAGCCTTCACGGCCCCCTGAAGGTCCAGTGTGACCAACCCGGGCTGGAATGAGACCACTGGAACCTCTCTGGCATAAAGCTGCAGGTTCATCAGCAGACCTGGATACATCTTAggaagctgcagaaacagggaGGCTTCTGCTCGGTTAAAACGTCGCATTTTAGATGATTCTGCTGCACCGTCTGTCAGAAAAGTCACGCCACtcgtgaaaaacaaacaaagtctAATCAATTTTACACTTCCACAAAGGTCTAAAAACACATGGTTATCTATTGCCACGGTTCCCTTTCTGAATATTAAACATGCACCTTGCGGCCGTGATATTAAACAACACGACCGCCCGGCTGGgaacagcagcttctcctgtgGTTCCTCATTTGAAGGCATTTATGTGGCCGGTTTTGAAACAGCTAAACTCACCTGAGGAATGAACGCTCCAAATGAACTGGTGTTTAGGTGCACGGGGGAGTAAGAAGGTATCTGAGATGAGAGATAGCGCCTGTTAGCTAGAACCAATCTGAGGTGTTGAAAAATCTGCCTGTTTTGGGACTGAAATGCGTCATTGGACAGCCTCTTCTCACCATGCTGTCATTAAGGAGGATCTGAAGCAGCCCTGCTGAGTAATATGCATATGAGGCAGAGTTCAGGGTGAATTCAGATACCCCCAGTGTTAACATGGAGTCTGGCTGCTCGGCCAGACTGAAAGGCTGGGGTGCAAACGGAGGTTCTGCGTGGGTTTTGATACTGTAGATCACcccctttaaaaagaaaaggagataaTCAAATAATTGACGCTATTACCACAGCATTGATGCATTTAGAGTCCTGCAGAAATCCAAAAGCACAGGGGAGCAGAACCATCTGGACTGTACCACTGCTGAAGATGGACTTCTACACTTTTGCTTAATGCAGATTGTATTATTGTTAAGGGTattaaattagtttaaattCCACGTTATTGTTCCTTTGCGTGTTTGCCTACCTTAAGACCCACATTCAGACTTGAAACATCAATGACGGGATCATCGGTGAGACCGAGGTCAAGAGTCAAGTCTTTGCTCACATTAATGGAAACTGAAATAGAAAGATTTTTATCCTATTTGTATAATCATGTCATCTCCTGTCCACGCCACTTCGAGTTGGGTTCATTTTGTTGCACAACAGccgtttaatttaaaaaaagagattgtGTAATACCTCCGAAGACCTGTAGGCGGTAGTCCAACTTTATAATGGATTCCTCCAACTGTGGGCAGATCTGAGGCGTAACCAAAGATGTGAATATCGGCAATGGTTGCCACATCGAATCTGTGCACCATGTTTAATATAGGCATTGTTCAACAATTGCAGAGATTAAATAACCATGATTTGCAATCATGTCACAAAATTCAGGGAAAACCCACTTTGTCCTCTATTTCTCCTCTGACGCGGTCCCTGTATTTGCTCACAAAAGGCTGGAAAATCCAACTATCGGATAGAAAAAGCAGAGTTTATGTGCCACCTCAGCGTCCCTCTCATGCCACTGTTTCTATCATACCTGCCACCACCGTGGAACTGCATGTCCACGCCTCCGACGTGAGCCTCGCAGTTGACACTGGTGACAAATGGATGACCGCCAACTCCTCTGCCCAGCTGCACGGCAAAGGTCACATCCGTGTTGAAAACATTCATCTGGAAGGTTCCACCATCCTGTCTGAAATGCACAGACAAGCACACGATGGGGTTCAAGTCATCCGACATACAAATCAAGGACCTTGAAATCCTTTCAAGGTCCTTTCAGGTTTAATGAAAATGGCCTGATTTGTGGAAGACAAACActaaattaaaaatcaataatGTGTAAGAATTTAGACGTTTTATGGTATGAGATTTTGGAATACTCACATTAAGCCAAATCTTGTTATCCACCCACCAGTCAGTGTAACGCTGACATCCGAGACAGATGCATCCAATCCTCTCCCTGGATAGAACTCCACAGAAGGTTCTGGAAACTTCACATTTTCTATGGTGATGCTGCACATGAGGAAAGCAAAGGCAGGTGTAAACAGCTCTCCATtctctttggggggggggttggaaccACAGTTTAACTCTCTTACCCCATCAGCGTGTAGTGTAAGTTATCAAATAAGATGTAGATTTCACCGCTGATGTCTGGGATAGAGACATCCTTCAGCTTATCTGTCATCCACTGTGCACCCGCGTACGCACCTGGCAGGAGACCGTGCTACATGTTAGAAAATATAGTCCAGATTGGTGGATCCGGCAGATCCTGTCGGGCTGCTGCCTTACCATAGTGGAGAGCTTTATCGGTCAGAGAGACGTGAACGGCCGGAGTTTCACCAGAGGTCGGCGTTATCAGCACAATT is part of the Takifugu flavidus isolate HTHZ2018 chromosome 8, ASM371156v2, whole genome shotgun sequence genome and encodes:
- the LOC130530577 gene encoding PRELI domain containing protein 3B-like, with the protein product MKIWASEHIFNHPWETVIKAAMQKYPNPMNPGVFGVDVLDRSVDTQGRLHSTRLLSTEWGLPSMAKSIAGISKTCTYVQEHSVVDPQEKTFELKSTNISFTNMVSVDEKLTYKPHPQDPEKTVLTQEALISVKGVSLSSYLEGLMAKTISGNANKGREAMEWVIRRLNTEIEELAATARGTMRVPMAAAVADK
- the bpifcl gene encoding bactericidal permeability-increasing protein — translated: MSLPQETSVSHNMRLFLAVIVLITPTSGETPAVHVSLTDKALHYGAYAGAQWMTDKLKDVSIPDISGEIYILFDNLHYTLMGITIENVKFPEPSVEFYPGRGLDASVSDVSVTLTGGWITRFGLIQDGGTFQMNVFNTDVTFAVQLGRGVGGHPFVTSVNCEAHVGGVDMQFHGGGSWIFQPFVSKYRDRVRGEIEDKICPQLEESIIKLDYRLQVFGVSINVSKDLTLDLGLTDDPVIDVSSLNVGLKGVIYSIKTHAEPPFAPQPFSLAEQPDSMLTLGVSEFTLNSASYAYYSAGLLQILLNDSMIPSYSPVHLNTSSFGAFIPQLPKMYPGLLMNLQLYAREVPVVSFQPGLVTLDLQGAVKAYAIQLTGAQIPLFTLNTDSKFSGKVWTAGGRLKGSAEMKNLTVTLQATEIGGFETAALENLARVGAKLAITKLNQRLRKGVELPRLKHAELTNTTLEVETGFITISTDAQISLTEDSTD